The Terracoccus luteus genome includes a region encoding these proteins:
- a CDS encoding DNA polymerase III subunit alpha, with product MRYGTARPEQLVERAAAWGQPALALTDRDGLYGAVKFVKACMAHGIAPVLGVDLALEPPPTRRGVASAGARGAGRTPVRGGALVDPRLPRVTVLARGSGTSGLPAGAGWASLCRLVTATHLRGERGTPVTTADLVAQHATTVAGERSLVVLLGPDSDVGRAVLAKQHSRARAALERWVALLPHGGVVVELVCHGGPEHLPGSLGQAGRMLALAREVGVPTVLTAAVRHADPQDAAVVDVLDAARRLVALDTRHLDRVTAAGHLSPTPLMHALALDVTQVSGPGLVGGGAAAREQARDLVRRTVALATDCTQQPRADLGIGSVHLPEPAALGLGDDDPQQVLARRCRASVATRYPARSGAGLAEVHARLDDELEVISGLGYATYFLTVAKVCDLIREMGVRVAARGSGAGSVVNFLLGISGVDPMRHGLLMQRFCSPLRAELPDIDIDVESARRTEIYERILEHFGGERVTCVSMMDTYRVRHAIRDVGAALGLPPPEVDAMAKAFPHIAARNVRHALAELPELRASGLDVPRLQLMFDIVERLDGLPRHIALHPCGVVLSDSALLDRTPVEASWLGFPMSQFDKDDVEEMGLLKLDVLGIRMQSAMAHALQEVERVDRVVVDLDDEQQVPFDDEPTFEMIRSTRTLGCFQIESPGQRELIGKFGPRSFEDIIIDISLFRPGPVKSDMIVPFLEARQGWKNPSYLHPTLIPALEQTEGVVVFHEQVLMIVAETTGVTLAEADEVRRAMGSTAGQAQVEAWWRPAARARGYDEQAVDRIWEVLKAFASFGFCKAHAAAFALPTYQSAWLKAHHPAAFLSGVLTHDPGMYPKRLILDDARSFGVEILGLDVNASTGAYRYERTDDGRPGIRLSLADVHGISEAEVARIVGGQPYASLSDFWQRAHVSRPVAERLVLAGGFDALHDIDLGGDPGAGARARRGSWQDDRQLGPADGRQHEGVPNGRAPAGLGRPGLGRGGLGRRGRVTRRDLLLHVAELDRWSSSQRRVSAASKGRRARVTSVSVDGGIRALAAAQSQAAAPVPDQVPTQLALDLGDTPTLQTTSGLPEMTGPERVRAELEVLGLDASGHVVDFYAPMLDALGVTRARDLLEGRSGREVWVAGVKVATQTPPIRSGRRVVFLTLDDATGPSDLTFFEDVQGPYAGTVFHSWLLLCRGVVRRTGPRGVSIRATGAWELSALQDAWTAGGVEAVRDALEAADRGAWERVEALAAQGAGQGVGEGPDGRRVLVHASGFRQSPYADIKPAGTDVRATRGSGSFVPAAALDPDPGTRRRPASGAVGHPVDAPPRKLWHASPGSSGH from the coding sequence ATGCGCTACGGCACCGCCCGCCCCGAGCAGCTCGTCGAGCGTGCCGCCGCCTGGGGCCAGCCCGCCCTCGCCCTCACCGACCGTGACGGGCTGTACGGCGCGGTCAAGTTCGTCAAGGCGTGCATGGCCCACGGCATCGCCCCGGTCCTCGGCGTCGACCTCGCCCTCGAGCCACCACCGACGCGTCGCGGGGTCGCGTCGGCGGGGGCCCGCGGTGCGGGTCGCACGCCGGTCCGGGGCGGTGCCCTGGTCGACCCCCGGCTGCCCCGGGTCACGGTGCTGGCCCGCGGCAGCGGCACGAGCGGCCTGCCCGCCGGGGCCGGGTGGGCGTCCTTGTGCCGCCTCGTCACCGCCACCCACCTGCGGGGGGAGCGCGGCACCCCCGTCACGACGGCCGACCTCGTCGCGCAGCACGCGACGACGGTCGCGGGGGAGCGGTCGCTCGTCGTGCTCCTCGGCCCCGACTCCGACGTCGGCCGGGCCGTGCTGGCCAAGCAGCACTCCCGGGCCAGGGCCGCGCTCGAGCGGTGGGTAGCGCTGCTCCCGCACGGTGGCGTCGTCGTCGAGCTGGTCTGCCACGGGGGGCCCGAGCACCTTCCCGGCAGCCTCGGTCAGGCCGGGCGCATGCTCGCCCTCGCCCGCGAGGTCGGGGTCCCGACGGTGCTCACCGCGGCGGTCCGGCACGCCGACCCGCAGGACGCCGCCGTCGTCGACGTCCTCGACGCCGCCCGCCGGCTCGTCGCGCTCGACACCCGCCACCTCGACCGGGTCACCGCGGCCGGGCACCTGTCGCCCACGCCCCTCATGCACGCCCTCGCCCTCGACGTCACCCAGGTGTCGGGTCCGGGGCTCGTCGGTGGGGGAGCGGCCGCCCGTGAGCAGGCCCGCGACCTCGTCCGGCGCACGGTCGCCCTCGCGACCGACTGCACCCAACAGCCCCGGGCCGACCTCGGCATCGGCTCGGTGCACCTGCCCGAGCCGGCCGCGCTCGGCCTCGGCGACGACGACCCCCAGCAGGTGCTGGCCCGGCGCTGCCGCGCGTCGGTGGCCACCCGCTACCCCGCCCGGTCCGGCGCCGGCCTCGCGGAGGTGCACGCCCGCCTCGACGACGAGCTCGAGGTGATCTCCGGGCTGGGCTACGCCACCTACTTCCTCACCGTCGCCAAGGTGTGCGACCTCATCCGCGAGATGGGGGTGCGGGTGGCCGCCCGCGGCTCGGGCGCCGGTTCCGTCGTCAACTTCCTCCTCGGCATCTCCGGGGTCGACCCCATGCGGCACGGCCTGCTCATGCAGCGGTTCTGCTCGCCACTGCGGGCCGAGCTGCCCGACATCGACATCGACGTCGAGTCCGCCCGCCGCACCGAGATCTACGAGCGGATCCTCGAGCACTTCGGCGGTGAGCGCGTCACGTGCGTGTCGATGATGGACACCTACCGGGTGCGTCACGCCATCCGTGACGTCGGGGCGGCGCTCGGGCTGCCGCCGCCGGAGGTCGACGCGATGGCCAAGGCCTTCCCGCACATCGCCGCCCGCAACGTGCGCCACGCCCTCGCCGAGCTGCCCGAGCTGCGGGCGAGCGGTCTCGACGTGCCGCGGCTGCAGCTGATGTTCGACATCGTCGAACGGCTCGACGGGCTGCCGCGCCACATCGCGCTGCACCCGTGCGGGGTCGTGCTGTCCGACTCGGCGCTGCTCGACCGCACGCCCGTCGAGGCGAGCTGGCTCGGCTTCCCGATGAGCCAGTTCGACAAGGACGACGTCGAGGAGATGGGCCTGCTCAAGCTCGACGTCCTCGGCATCCGCATGCAGTCGGCGATGGCCCACGCGCTGCAGGAGGTCGAGCGCGTCGACCGGGTCGTCGTCGACCTCGACGACGAGCAGCAGGTGCCCTTCGACGACGAGCCGACCTTCGAGATGATCCGGTCGACCCGCACGCTCGGCTGCTTCCAGATCGAGAGCCCCGGGCAGCGCGAGCTCATCGGCAAGTTCGGCCCGCGCAGCTTCGAGGACATCATCATCGACATCTCGCTCTTCCGACCCGGACCGGTCAAGAGCGACATGATCGTGCCCTTCCTCGAGGCCCGGCAGGGCTGGAAGAACCCCTCGTACCTGCACCCGACCCTCATCCCCGCGCTCGAGCAGACCGAGGGGGTCGTCGTCTTCCACGAGCAGGTGCTCATGATCGTCGCCGAGACGACCGGCGTCACCCTCGCCGAGGCCGACGAGGTGCGCCGGGCCATGGGCTCGACCGCCGGTCAGGCGCAGGTCGAGGCCTGGTGGCGGCCCGCGGCCCGGGCCCGCGGCTACGACGAGCAGGCGGTCGACCGCATCTGGGAGGTGCTCAAGGCCTTCGCCTCGTTCGGGTTCTGCAAGGCGCACGCCGCGGCCTTCGCCCTGCCGACCTACCAGTCCGCCTGGCTCAAGGCGCACCACCCGGCCGCCTTCCTGTCCGGGGTGCTGACCCACGACCCCGGCATGTACCCGAAGCGGCTCATCCTCGACGACGCCCGGTCGTTCGGGGTCGAGATCCTCGGCCTCGACGTCAACGCCTCGACGGGCGCCTACCGGTACGAGCGCACCGACGACGGTCGTCCGGGCATCCGCCTGTCGCTCGCCGACGTGCACGGCATCAGCGAGGCCGAGGTGGCACGCATCGTCGGGGGACAGCCGTACGCGAGCCTGTCCGACTTCTGGCAGCGGGCGCACGTCTCGCGGCCCGTGGCCGAGAGGCTCGTGCTCGCCGGCGGTTTCGACGCCCTGCACGACATCGACCTCGGGGGCGACCCCGGCGCCGGGGCGCGGGCCCGACGCGGCAGCTGGCAGGACGACCGGCAGCTCGGCCCGGCCGACGGGCGGCAGCACGAGGGCGTGCCGAACGGTCGGGCGCCGGCCGGGCTGGGGCGCCCCGGTCTCGGCCGGGGCGGGCTCGGCCGACGTGGCCGGGTCACCCGCCGCGACCTGCTGCTGCACGTCGCCGAGCTCGACCGGTGGTCCTCCTCCCAGCGTCGGGTCTCGGCCGCCTCGAAGGGCCGGCGGGCCCGGGTCACGTCGGTGTCGGTCGACGGCGGCATCCGGGCCCTGGCCGCGGCCCAGTCGCAGGCCGCGGCGCCGGTGCCCGACCAGGTCCCGACCCAGCTGGCCCTCGACCTCGGCGACACCCCGACCCTGCAGACCACGAGCGGGCTGCCCGAGATGACCGGCCCCGAGCGGGTGCGGGCCGAGCTCGAGGTGCTCGGCCTCGACGCGAGCGGTCACGTCGTCGACTTCTACGCCCCGATGCTCGACGCCCTCGGGGTGACGCGCGCCCGTGACCTGCTCGAGGGCCGCAGCGGCCGCGAGGTGTGGGTCGCCGGCGTCAAGGTGGCCACCCAGACGCCCCCGATCCGCTCGGGGCGTCGCGTCGTCTTCCTCACCCTCGACGACGCGACCGGCCCGAGCGACCTCACCTTCTTCGAGGACGTCCAGGGCCCCTACGCGGGCACCGTCTTCCACTCGTGGCTGCTGCTGTGCCGGGGGGTGGTGCGCCGCACCGGGCCTCGGGGGGTCTCGATCCGGGCGACCGGGGCGTGGGAGCTCTCGGCGTTGCAGGACGCCTGGACCGCGGGCGGCGTCGAGGCGGTCCGTGACGCCCTCGAGGCCGCCGACCGCGGGGCCTGGGAGCGGGTCGAGGCCCTCGCCGCGCAGGGCGCAGGGCAGGGGGTCGGGGAGGGGCCCGACGGCCGTCGGGTGCTCGTGCACGCCTCCGGCTTCCGGCAGTCGCCCTACGCCGACATCAAGCCCGCCGGCACCGACGTCCGGGCCACCCGAGGCTCCGGGTCGTTCGTCCCGGCCGCGGCCCTCGACCCCGACCCGGGCACCCGCCGACGCCCCGCCTCCGGTGCCGTCGGCCACCCCGTCGACGCCCCACCGCGCAAGCTGTGGCACGCCAGTCCCGGAAGCTCGGGGCACTAG
- a CDS encoding methyltransferase domain-containing protein — MPDEQRPRRRASVRPNAVGAAVVALAADRSDRLGRPLEVLDLGGGTGGVAVALGEAGHRVTVVDPSPDALAALTRRARESGIEGLVTGVQGDGDSLAEVLDGRVVDLACCHGTLEFVDDPETTLRAVAAALAPGGVLSLLVSGRLAVVFAKALAGEFDQARSALRHPSGRWGPTDPLPRRFDPDEVEALLARTGFTVEQSRGIDVLRHLVPAPLVDSEGDRAAVAELDELLVEVAGSELLRILGHGLHVVARRD, encoded by the coding sequence GTGCCCGACGAGCAGCGACCGCGGCGACGTGCCTCGGTCCGGCCGAACGCCGTCGGGGCGGCCGTCGTGGCCCTGGCCGCCGACCGGTCGGACCGGCTCGGTCGCCCGCTCGAGGTGCTCGACCTCGGTGGCGGCACCGGCGGCGTCGCCGTGGCCCTCGGCGAGGCCGGCCACCGGGTCACCGTCGTCGACCCCAGCCCCGACGCCCTCGCCGCCCTCACCCGTCGCGCCCGTGAGTCGGGCATCGAGGGCCTCGTCACCGGCGTCCAGGGCGACGGCGACTCGCTGGCGGAGGTGCTCGACGGGCGCGTCGTCGACCTCGCCTGCTGCCACGGCACCCTCGAGTTCGTCGACGACCCCGAGACCACCCTGCGGGCGGTCGCGGCCGCGCTCGCACCGGGCGGCGTGCTCTCGCTGCTCGTCTCCGGCCGCCTCGCCGTCGTCTTCGCCAAGGCACTGGCCGGCGAGTTCGACCAGGCGCGGTCGGCCCTCCGGCACCCGAGCGGTCGCTGGGGCCCGACCGACCCGCTGCCGCGCCGGTTCGACCCCGACGAGGTCGAGGCGCTGCTCGCCCGCACCGGGTTCACGGTCGAGCAGTCGCGCGGCATCGACGTGCTGCGCCACCTCGTCCCCGCCCCCCTCGTCGACTCCGAGGGTGACCGTGCCGCCGTCGCCGAGCTCGACGAGCTGCTCGTCGAGGTGGCCGGTAGCGAGCTCCTCCGCATCCTCGGTCATGGCCTGCACGTCGTCGCCCGTCGCGACTGA
- the dinB gene encoding DNA polymerase IV: protein MSRRQFAAPTRDGDGPADDTGCTVLHVDMDAFYASASLISRPELRGRPVVIGGAGGRSVVLSATYEARAFGVTSAMPMARARRLCPQAVVIEPDHHRYAVISDAIMATFASVTEQVEPLSLDEAFLDVAGAIRRLGPPTRIAEQLRDTIADEQGITCSVGVASTKFVAKLASSLAKPDGLIVVPRAETVSFLHQLPVGAIWGVGDRTEEHLHQLGLRSVADLAHTPLETLQRALGDVAGRSLHDLAWGRDPRSVVPTRREKSIGADETFAHDIDDPVRIHRELLRLADRTAARARSAGMTGRTVSIKVRFSDFTTITRAKTLRHHTDVSREIFATARELYDRLGLQRARIRLVGVRLEGLVETGAAPIQARLDEPEHGWRDADRAVDRASARFGAGSVRPASLMGGTPGRRGDGSGTPGAGTRGG, encoded by the coding sequence GTGAGCCGCCGTCAGTTCGCCGCGCCCACCCGTGACGGCGACGGTCCGGCCGACGACACCGGCTGCACCGTCCTGCACGTCGACATGGACGCCTTCTACGCGTCCGCGTCGCTCATCTCGCGGCCCGAGCTGCGCGGGCGACCGGTCGTCATCGGCGGCGCCGGCGGGCGCTCCGTCGTGCTCTCGGCGACGTACGAGGCCCGCGCCTTCGGGGTGACCTCCGCGATGCCCATGGCCCGGGCGCGCCGACTCTGCCCGCAGGCCGTCGTCATCGAGCCGGACCACCACCGCTACGCCGTCATCTCCGACGCGATCATGGCGACCTTCGCCTCCGTCACCGAGCAGGTCGAGCCGTTGTCGCTCGACGAGGCCTTCCTCGACGTCGCCGGCGCCATCCGGCGGCTCGGGCCGCCCACGCGCATCGCCGAGCAGCTGCGCGACACCATCGCCGACGAGCAGGGCATCACCTGCTCCGTGGGGGTGGCCTCGACGAAGTTCGTGGCCAAGCTCGCCTCGAGCCTGGCCAAGCCGGACGGGCTCATCGTCGTGCCCCGGGCCGAGACCGTCTCCTTCCTGCACCAGCTGCCCGTCGGCGCGATCTGGGGGGTGGGCGACCGCACCGAGGAGCACCTGCACCAGCTCGGCCTGCGGTCGGTCGCCGACCTCGCGCACACCCCGCTCGAGACGCTGCAGCGGGCCCTCGGCGACGTGGCCGGCCGCAGCCTGCACGACCTCGCCTGGGGCCGCGACCCCCGGTCGGTCGTACCGACCCGGCGCGAGAAGTCCATCGGTGCCGACGAGACCTTCGCGCACGACATCGACGACCCGGTCCGCATCCACCGCGAGCTGTTGCGCCTCGCCGACCGCACGGCCGCCCGGGCCCGGTCGGCCGGCATGACCGGGCGCACCGTCTCGATCAAGGTGCGCTTCTCCGACTTCACGACCATCACCCGGGCCAAGACGCTGCGCCACCACACCGACGTCTCCCGTGAGATCTTCGCCACGGCCCGCGAGCTCTACGACCGCCTCGGCCTCCAGCGCGCGCGCATCCGGCTCGTCGGGGTCCGCCTCGAAGGGCTCGTCGAGACCGGCGCGGCCCCCATCCAGGCCCGCCTCGACGAGCCCGAGCACGGCTGGCGCGACGCCGACCGCGCCGTCGACCGCGCCAGCGCCCGGTTCGGTGCCGGATCCGTGCGTCCGGCGAGCCTCATGGGGGGTACGCCGGGTCGCCGGGGTGACGGTTCCGGGACCCCGGGCGCGGGTACGAGAGGGGGGTAG
- a CDS encoding DUF3040 domain-containing protein, producing MALSEHEEALLQQMEEALYAEDPRFASRIEKTKKRSGGRGRVVVGAVAGVAGLALVVFSAMISQIWLGAVGFAIMVAGIVYAITPSKTTLAAVSDDGTPKPRQQRTTPGRGTAPKAGGNFMERLEERWDKRRRDQF from the coding sequence GTGGCACTCTCGGAACACGAGGAAGCCCTACTCCAGCAGATGGAGGAGGCCCTCTACGCCGAAGATCCGCGCTTCGCTTCACGGATCGAGAAGACGAAGAAGCGGTCGGGCGGGCGTGGTCGTGTCGTCGTGGGCGCCGTGGCCGGCGTCGCCGGTCTCGCGCTCGTCGTGTTCTCCGCCATGATCAGCCAGATCTGGCTCGGGGCCGTCGGCTTCGCGATCATGGTCGCCGGCATCGTCTACGCCATCACCCCGTCGAAGACGACCCTCGCGGCCGTCAGCGACGACGGGACGCCCAAGCCCCGCCAGCAGCGGACGACGCCCGGCCGGGGAACGGCCCCCAAGGCCGGCGGCAACTTCATGGAGCGTCTCGAAGAGCGCTGGGACAAGCGCCGCCGCGACCAGTTCTGA